TAACAACTTTGATAATGGTGTTTGTGGAGATAATCCGGGTAGGAAATGTTGTGTATTGAAGAGGGAAGAATTAGAGGAGGCGGACGTTTTCCGGGAAATACTGGAAACCTGTACTTTTTGATACGATTTCTTTACATTCATATAATGACATACGATGCAATGGATATGCTTTTTGGTATTTAGCCACAAGCTTAACGGCATTAGTGGCAATTATCGCGATTGTCATCAATAGAAAAAAGTAACCTATCTCCGTGTTCTATTTCATATCCTTCTGGGGTAGCATCCAAAAAACCGGTTCCTCAGCAAAAAACTGGAGAACCGGCTATCTTACATTCCCATTACTCACTCAACAAATCAGTCACATCACGCTCAACAACACGCGCGCTTTTAATAGATTCAAGCGGATAATCATTCACTTCAAACACGCTAGAAGCAATGATTGCCTGCATCGCAGCCTCTACTTCAGGTGCCGTCAAATCTGCACGCGGCTCGTCCACAGTCAGTGTGACGCTCTTGCCGTTTTCCGTGTTAAAAATCAATTGAAGAGTCTTTGCCATTTTTTATCCCCCCCTTATTTGTCCAATTTCCGTACCTGTTGCTGTTAATTCCACACAAATGATGTTTCTACTTTCTCTGCACCGATAAACGGTAATTCCGAAAGCTGTGCAAGTTGCTCAAGCGCGTTGTACAAGTTATCTGCGCTGGCATCTTTCGCAATGTTGCGGTATGTCTTTGATTTACGGATCAGCTTGCCATCCTCCGTCATCCCGGCGTTAAAATACACCTTACCAACTGCATCTTTAAAGTCGATTGTAGCCATGTTCCTCACCTCCCTCTCACCCTTTATATAGAGAAATACAGGACAAAAGGATACATTTATTGAAAAGTTTTTTATTTTTCTTTCGTAATAAGTAAAAAGGGAAGTCGAGCATCTCATGATGTCAACTACCCGAATTACTATTATTCATCTATATGTATAGCAGTGAAAGGTCAATCTCTCGTTTCCAAATAAGATAGAGATACTTTCAAATTGGCGTTACGCTCACGAATGACGTTGAGCAGCTCACGGTCTTTCGTGTCAACTTTGCTGCGGATTGCGAATGTGTATAAGGTCATTGTTCCAAGATTTGTTGTTTCAACTTGGCGAAGTTGATAGCTCTCTGTTTTATCAGCAAGAATATCGTCAAATAAATTTTCGTCGTTTAAGTTTTCTGGAACCGTAATTCTTAAGATTTGTGTATCTTTTCCTACACCGTAATCGACTTTATACAAAATATAGAAGATAAGACTCGCGAATAAAGTTAGAACGATTGCGAGTTCAAATTGAAATAAACCAGCTGTCATTCCCACACATAGCCCAAAGAAAATATACGCAATATCTTTGGCATTCGTCACTGCACTTCTAAAGCGAATAAGGGAGAAGACTGCGAATAAACCGAACGCAACACCTGCATTCCCGCTGACGACGTTCATGACGACAGATACAATGATACTCATCATCATAATTGTATGTACAAAAGCTTGTGAATACCGTTCTCCAGTAAATGTGATTTGGTACACCTTCGTAATAATTAAGCTAAGCAATGCTGCAAGCGCCATCGCGCCTACGCTCATCCAAATTGTGGGTTGCCCCTCTAATCCATTAAATTGAAATAAGTTGTTGATCATTTCCACTTTTCCTGCCTCCAATTGTTGTTGTTTCCATCCACTCATTTTGTGGTAAGTGATGTCCGCTTAATAATTCCGTACTCGTGCAAAACTTTGAAGCACTTCTTTGTTCGCAATTTAAGTCTTGTAAATGGCGGGTAAGCCATAATGGAACACTGTCATTTACTTTAACTTCAAGTACGACAAGGTCTTCATCAATAAATCGTTCCCCATATGCACCATGTTCAACGGCCAAATCACCATTCCTACACTTTAAATCCATGTCGAAAGTGACACGTAGTTCGGGGTCGGTCACGCCGTGAAATGCTTGTCGATAATAGCTGACGATCATTTCGGGGTGTAACTGATAAAACTGCTTAAAATATTCAATCTCTCGTAGCACTTGTTCATTTGTTGATTGATAGGAAGCTAGTTCTTCATCCAATCCATTCTCTAAGAATCGATAGGCTTCCGCTAACGGCATGACAACCCGTCTCTTATTGACGACGTTGTTATGCTTTTGCTTCACTTCAAAAAACGCAGTTCCGTTAATATCTGTCTCATCGTAGACACGAAGCCTCAGTTTTTGACGATATTTCAATTTGTTCTTCGTTTCAAAGTAGATGTCCCGTTCATCATTTTCGAAATACAAACTCGTTACGGTATATTTTCCGTTTATCCCATATTTGTCATACCGCATATGCGGCATCATTCTTTCAACGAGTTGTTCATACTGCCACCTTGTAATTAAATATTTCTGTTCCCGGCGACTGAAAATTTCAATGGCCACGTCATCACCTCTATCTATTTTTAACAGCCATTTGGTTGGTTCACTATTATCATAGGATTTCATTATGTGAGTATCCTGTGAGGATTATTAGAAAATGATGAGAGCGATTTGCTTTACGAGTACCAGTCACTCAAACTTTCATGTTAATTCGAACAAACATGATTGTTTAAGCTTTCGTGTTTGTTTGGGGGACAGGCACCTTATGGGATTTTCACTTCCATCGGCTCCTCATAATCCATAAAAGCCTCCGCAAATAAAGCTTTGTCGGTTAATTCACGGAAGATGCCATCGTAATAGCCAATTAAGTTATGGATATTTTTTCTCTTGGTCGCTTGGAACAAGACACGAATTGCTTGGATCGCAATTGTTTTTAAAAGTTCACCTTTATTCGCGTGAATCTCAAATTTCATTAGTCTTGAGGTGTGTACACGATAAATGCCGTAAAGTTTGCTGGCAAGGCCTTCATTATTTTCTCCCGCGTAGGATTTTATCAAATTCTTGAACCTTGTGTAAAGTGTAATTGGAATCATTGGCTCTTCAACGAAAGTATGATTTTCTTCATGATTCTGTTCGGTTATTTCCGCTTGCTCTACCTTCGTATCAGGAAGACCTGTTTGTTTGTAAGGTAAAAAAATATAAAGATTGGCCCCTTGTCCACCTGTTTTCTCGCGTGAAAATGCCTGTCTTTTAAGCATCTGTAATTGCTCCAATTTCTCGACGGAGCGGCGAACAGTGCGGTCTGATTTATTAAGTGCCTTCGCAATCGTGCCTACTTTTAAGTGCGCAACGCCTGGAAATTTTACTGCATAACGGCTTAACATTGTCAGTACGTTGTGATCCGTATCGTTCAATTGGTGTCTGTGGTCATTTAAATGCGATGCGATTGCCTCATTGAGTTCATATTTATTTGCGAATGATTGGTACTCCGTTAAATAGTTCATGGATGATCGGCCCCTTTATGTTCCTGTCACCCTCTATATAGATTGAAATCAGGAAAAGGGATACATTTTTTGAAAAATAAATTTTAAATTTTTAATAGATGCTGAATACGTATTATAAATACAAAGATAGTAGTTTAATAAAAAGATAGGTTCGGGATTGGATTTGATGGCTTCAAGCCTTGAGGGAGTAGGGTTGATTGAGAGGGGGCGGGTGGACATGTCCGGGCGGTCATAGTAGGGGGAATTGGAGGGGAGAACCTGTGAGAGAAACTAATTTTTAGCAGGCCTTTACATGATAACTTTTTAATTAAGCTAATCAGACAAAATCTTCTTACTTCTGTCAATAATCCCACATAAATGCTATCATTATTTAATAGTGTATGGTACTATTGTGATAGGTGATAAGTAGTGGGTGAGCTAGAAAGAAATTCAATTGTAGTGCTTATAAGCATGTACTAGTTTAGTTGACCTCACAGACTTGATAAGACGATAATTGAACGGAATAATCATCGTACATAATTTTTGATGAAACAAATAGTGAATGGCTCTTGGAAAGAGCGGATTAATTGTGTCTGAATTGTGAATTTATTCATTATGAAAAGAATAACGTTTTTTAAAATACATGATTTCTGTTTGAAAGTGCGTCTAACGATTGTTTCCTTGTGGAACATTTTCTTGCGCAGATCCTAAAAACATTAATAGTATAATGTTTAAAGACTTCTAACCAATTTGGTTGGAAGTTTTTTTTATTACTCACAGTTAAGTTTTGAAATGAAAACCCTCTCAATATTAGGTCTTTATTATTATTCTAATAAAAACACTAGAATAAATGAAATGAGGTAAAGGGTCAAAAGCATTAAGGTGGTGTTGTGGAAACAAGTGCAAAGATGTATGGTATAGGTATATTCTAACGGTCATAATAATTCTAAGTGTTTTTTCGTTTAGTTATAGGCATTACTACATAATCATAACCCAATATTAAAGTTCGTAATATTAAGTGTGTGAGAATAGAACTAATTATCTTTGGTATGACGGTTAGAGAAAATGATGGTCAGGATTTTATGTAAGGCGTTTTAGAAGCTATTTTAATGATTTCTATCAGTTCTACCTTTATTCAATTGAATAAAGTGAAATATTTAAAGGTTCTTTAGCATGGAGGTGATAGGTAAGTTGGTTGATTGTAACGGTTAGGGGCTCCTTAGCTGGATGGAGACTATTGTATGCTTTGCTTTTGGAACCGTAGATGATTTTACCTTCCGTTTTATGAAGATTTTAATCATGGTCTAATTAGAAAGGAGGAAACAAACAATCATGAAGAGATTACTTGTCTTATTACTGATTACGTTACTAATTTCTATTCCCTTTAGCTCATTAAAAATGAACGCATTAACGGAAGGGCAAGGTGTCGACGGGAAACCAGAAGAAGTGGAATATGTAAACGGTGCTTCCGAATCTGAGAAATCCACTGAGCTTGAAGTGGGGGGGCATCTCGAAGACTCAAACTTAGAACAAAATGAGTTGGAC
This window of the Sporosarcina pasteurii genome carries:
- a CDS encoding helix-turn-helix domain-containing protein, producing the protein MNYLTEYQSFANKYELNEAIASHLNDHRHQLNDTDHNVLTMLSRYAVKFPGVAHLKVGTIAKALNKSDRTVRRSVEKLEQLQMLKRQAFSREKTGGQGANLYIFLPYKQTGLPDTKVEQAEITEQNHEENHTFVEEPMIPITLYTRFKNLIKSYAGENNEGLASKLYGIYRVHTSRLMKFEIHANKGELLKTIAIQAIRVLFQATKRKNIHNLIGYYDGIFRELTDKALFAEAFMDYEEPMEVKIP
- a CDS encoding DUF4956 domain-containing protein, whose product is MINNLFQFNGLEGQPTIWMSVGAMALAALLSLIITKVYQITFTGERYSQAFVHTIMMMSIIVSVVMNVVSGNAGVAFGLFAVFSLIRFRSAVTNAKDIAYIFFGLCVGMTAGLFQFELAIVLTLFASLIFYILYKVDYGVGKDTQILRITVPENLNDENLFDDILADKTESYQLRQVETTNLGTMTLYTFAIRSKVDTKDRELLNVIRERNANLKVSLSYLETRD
- a CDS encoding polyphosphate polymerase domain-containing protein, which produces MKSYDNSEPTKWLLKIDRGDDVAIEIFSRREQKYLITRWQYEQLVERMMPHMRYDKYGINGKYTVTSLYFENDERDIYFETKNKLKYRQKLRLRVYDETDINGTAFFEVKQKHNNVVNKRRVVMPLAEAYRFLENGLDEELASYQSTNEQVLREIEYFKQFYQLHPEMIVSYYRQAFHGVTDPELRVTFDMDLKCRNGDLAVEHGAYGERFIDEDLVVLEVKVNDSVPLWLTRHLQDLNCEQRSASKFCTSTELLSGHHLPQNEWMETTTIGGRKSGNDQQLISI
- a CDS encoding DUF1659 domain-containing protein, which codes for MATIDFKDAVGKVYFNAGMTEDGKLIRKSKTYRNIAKDASADNLYNALEQLAQLSELPFIGAEKVETSFVWN
- a CDS encoding DUF2922 domain-containing protein; translation: MAKTLQLIFNTENGKSVTLTVDEPRADLTAPEVEAAMQAIIASSVFEVNDYPLESIKSARVVERDVTDLLSE